Proteins encoded by one window of Maliibacterium massiliense:
- the hydF gene encoding [FeFe] hydrogenase H-cluster maturation GTPase HydF, with protein sequence MGQNDTPSANRVHIGFFGRRNAGKSSVVNAVTGQNLAVVSDIKGTTTDPVQKAMELLPVGPVLIIDTPGYDDTGALGALRVQRTRQVLEKTDVAVLVTDASQGLDACERELIGLFAQRDIPYIIACNKADLLAGAPQDRDDALYVSAKSGAGIAALKERIAALALQKEPKRRIVGDLVNAGDIVVLVTPIDEAAPKGRIILPQQQTIRDLLDADATAVVVKETGLGGALLALGRKPALVITDSQAFAQVARDTPEDIPLTSFSILMARYKGLLDAAVRGVAAVNRLRDGDTVLIAEGCTHHRQCNDIGTVKIPRWLHGYTGKRLQIVSVSGAEFPEDLSPYALVIHCGGCMLNERAVHYRMRCAAAQGVPITNYGITIAYMQGILRRSLGVFPHLAAALAGD encoded by the coding sequence ATGGGACAAAACGATACGCCCAGCGCGAACCGCGTGCACATCGGCTTTTTCGGAAGGCGCAATGCGGGCAAATCCAGCGTAGTCAACGCGGTGACGGGGCAGAACCTGGCGGTGGTCTCGGACATCAAGGGCACCACCACCGATCCGGTGCAAAAGGCCATGGAGCTGCTGCCCGTGGGGCCGGTGCTCATCATCGATACCCCGGGCTACGACGACACGGGCGCGCTGGGCGCGCTGCGCGTGCAAAGGACGCGCCAGGTGCTGGAAAAAACCGACGTGGCGGTGCTGGTAACGGACGCATCCCAGGGCCTGGACGCCTGCGAGCGGGAACTGATCGGCCTGTTTGCGCAGCGGGATATCCCCTATATAATCGCATGCAACAAGGCCGACCTGCTGGCCGGGGCGCCGCAGGACAGGGACGATGCACTTTACGTCAGCGCAAAGTCAGGCGCGGGCATCGCCGCCCTCAAGGAGCGCATTGCCGCGCTGGCCCTGCAGAAGGAGCCAAAGAGGCGCATCGTGGGCGACCTTGTAAACGCGGGCGACATCGTGGTACTCGTCACGCCCATCGACGAGGCCGCGCCCAAGGGGAGGATCATCCTGCCCCAGCAGCAGACCATACGCGATTTGCTGGACGCGGACGCCACGGCCGTTGTGGTCAAGGAGACGGGCCTTGGCGGCGCGCTTTTGGCCCTGGGCAGAAAGCCTGCCCTCGTCATCACCGACAGCCAGGCGTTTGCGCAGGTGGCCAGAGACACGCCAGAGGATATCCCGCTTACGTCGTTCTCCATTTTGATGGCCCGCTATAAGGGCCTGCTCGATGCGGCAGTGCGCGGCGTGGCCGCGGTGAACCGGCTGCGCGACGGCGATACGGTGCTCATCGCCGAAGGGTGCACCCATCACCGCCAGTGCAACGACATCGGCACGGTAAAAATCCCGCGCTGGCTGCATGGCTACACCGGCAAACGCCTGCAGATCGTAAGCGTGTCCGGCGCGGAATTCCCCGAGGACCTCTCGCCCTACGCGCTGGTGATCCACTGCGGGGGGTGCATGCTCAACGAGCGCGCGGTGCACTACCGCATGCGCTGCGCGGCGGCGCAGGGGGTGCCCATCACCAACTACGGCATTACCATCGCGTACATGCAGGGCATCCTCAGGCGGAGCCTGGGCGTCTTTCCACACCTGGCCGCGGCGCTTGCGGGCGATTGA
- a CDS encoding nucleotidyltransferase domain-containing protein, which yields MMVENIEAWMQALVEKLRQAFGGNLRFVGLQGSYNRGEAKAGSDIDVVVVFDALDTRTLARYRTLACQMPCAQDLCGFVCDAATLARWPRHDLLQLARDTRAFYGTLETLAPSFTRADARMAVRVDAANLYHAACHSYLFAQDRGEALRGLAKSAFFVLRTYYYVRSGEWIVRKDALVEALAQEGMTQEAHVILTGEGAEAANLDARYDALIGWCASLLAQCAAQ from the coding sequence ATGATGGTGGAGAACATCGAGGCATGGATGCAGGCGCTGGTGGAGAAACTGCGCCAGGCATTTGGCGGCAATCTGCGCTTTGTTGGGCTGCAGGGCAGCTACAACCGGGGCGAGGCAAAGGCGGGCAGCGACATCGACGTGGTGGTGGTCTTTGACGCGCTCGATACGCGCACGCTTGCGCGCTACCGCACGCTCGCATGCCAGATGCCCTGCGCGCAGGACCTGTGCGGCTTTGTCTGCGACGCGGCCACCCTCGCGCGCTGGCCGCGGCACGACCTGCTGCAGCTGGCGCGCGATACGCGCGCCTTTTACGGCACGCTGGAGACGCTTGCGCCTTCCTTTACCCGCGCAGATGCCCGCATGGCGGTGCGCGTGGACGCGGCGAACCTCTATCACGCCGCCTGCCACAGCTATCTGTTCGCGCAGGACCGTGGCGAAGCGCTGCGCGGCCTTGCCAAAAGCGCTTTTTTTGTGTTGCGCACGTACTATTACGTCCGCAGCGGCGAATGGATTGTGCGCAAGGATGCGCTTGTAGAGGCGCTCGCGCAGGAGGGGATGACGCAGGAGGCACATGTCATCTTGACAGGAGAAGGCGCAGAGGCCGCGAACCTGGACGCACGCTACGATGCGCTCATCGGCTGGTGCGCGTCGCTGCTGGCCCAGTGCGCGGCGCAATGA
- a CDS encoding aldo/keto reductase, translated as MYYRKLGDSDMNCSVIALGTMGMGGTMGELDDAEAIRAIEASIDAGVNFIDTAQPYGEGHAEEVVGKAIAGKRDRVFVATKCGTMRYDGVLIKSARPQEIREQLAASLKRLGVNYIDLYQMHWPVPGQPFEEQFVELDKLRREGLIRYVGVSNFSPEQMDEVRAYCPITSLQPPYSLLDRGIEAEILPYCVKNDIGVLSYGSIGAGALSGKYSARPVFKEDDVRSRFYTQFNEENWPRTSAIIDVVRQIAQERGKPMVQVAINWVLAQKGVTMAIVGARTAQQAADNAAATQWELTGEELARMQQACATI; from the coding sequence ATGTATTACCGTAAACTGGGCGACAGCGACATGAACTGCTCCGTCATCGCGCTGGGCACCATGGGCATGGGCGGCACGATGGGGGAACTGGACGACGCCGAGGCGATCCGCGCCATTGAGGCGTCCATTGACGCGGGTGTCAACTTTATCGATACCGCGCAGCCCTATGGCGAGGGACACGCAGAGGAAGTGGTGGGCAAGGCCATCGCCGGCAAGCGCGACCGCGTGTTTGTCGCTACTAAGTGCGGCACCATGCGCTATGACGGCGTGCTGATCAAGAGCGCCCGCCCGCAAGAAATCCGCGAGCAGCTGGCCGCGTCGCTCAAGCGCCTGGGTGTGAATTATATCGACCTGTACCAGATGCACTGGCCGGTGCCGGGCCAGCCCTTTGAAGAGCAGTTTGTGGAGCTGGACAAGCTGCGCCGAGAGGGCCTGATCCGCTACGTGGGCGTGTCCAACTTCAGTCCGGAGCAGATGGATGAGGTGCGCGCGTACTGCCCCATCACCAGCCTGCAGCCGCCCTACTCGCTGCTGGACCGCGGCATTGAGGCGGAGATTCTGCCCTATTGCGTCAAAAACGACATCGGCGTGCTGAGCTATGGCTCCATCGGCGCGGGCGCGCTCTCGGGCAAGTACTCTGCCCGTCCCGTCTTTAAGGAGGACGACGTGCGCAGCCGCTTCTACACGCAGTTTAATGAAGAGAACTGGCCCCGCACCAGCGCCATCATCGACGTGGTGCGCCAGATCGCGCAGGAGCGCGGCAAGCCCATGGTGCAGGTCGCCATCAACTGGGTGCTGGCCCAAAAGGGCGTGACCATGGCCATTGTGGGCGCACGCACCGCCCAGCAGGCGGCGGACAACGCCGCGGCCACGCAGTGGGAGCTGACGGGCGAAGAGCTCGCGCGCATGCAGCAGGCCTGCGCCACAATTTAA
- a CDS encoding TIGR04076 family protein, with product MKRVKITVLKTTLDRELADAYGAPGLTACPMLRQGQVFYADYAKPEGFCDEAWKAIYQYAFALAHGTDGGLFYYGDWIRVPGVAICSCNDGLRPVIFKLEATDEASQIDYTPVR from the coding sequence ATGAAACGCGTCAAAATCACCGTGCTGAAAACCACACTGGACAGGGAACTGGCGGATGCATACGGCGCGCCGGGTCTTACGGCCTGCCCGATGCTGCGCCAGGGCCAGGTGTTCTATGCGGACTATGCAAAGCCCGAAGGGTTCTGCGACGAGGCGTGGAAGGCCATCTACCAGTATGCCTTTGCCCTGGCGCACGGCACGGATGGCGGCCTCTTTTATTACGGCGACTGGATTCGCGTGCCCGGCGTGGCCATCTGCAGCTGCAACGACGGCCTGCGCCCCGTCATTTTCAAGCTGGAGGCGACAGACGAGGCGTCGCAGATCGACTACACGCCGGTGCGCTGA
- a CDS encoding carbohydrate kinase family protein, whose amino-acid sequence MRKILCVGHACADIIVHPVDALPRRGTLEAVEGITLGTGGNACNCSSAIAKLGLPVSIIAKLGVDGFGSFVAGALAARGVETKNLVRPEAEDTSATVVLLDSTRERSFLHAYATNATFALEEIDMDAVAACDILFCTGALALPALDGAPMASLLRQAKALGKFTALDTIWDASGRWMETLAPCMPYIDLFMPNIEEATELSGGLRDPAQIARKFRDMGVRQVALTLGSEGAYIQSDSFDTQVFPFPVHVVDTTGAGDSFAAGMLSGLALGLDLQKSATLACGVAAHCCMGVGTSAGLRPLADIVRFIQQYQPDFSLTPQA is encoded by the coding sequence ATGCGCAAAATACTGTGTGTAGGTCACGCCTGCGCGGATATTATCGTGCACCCCGTCGACGCGCTGCCCAGGCGCGGCACACTCGAGGCGGTGGAAGGCATCACGCTGGGTACGGGCGGCAACGCGTGCAACTGTTCCAGCGCCATCGCCAAACTGGGGCTGCCGGTGTCCATCATCGCCAAACTGGGCGTGGATGGCTTCGGCAGTTTTGTGGCGGGCGCGCTTGCGGCACGCGGCGTCGAGACGAAGAACCTCGTACGGCCTGAAGCAGAGGACACCTCGGCCACCGTGGTGCTGCTCGACAGCACGCGCGAGCGCAGCTTTCTGCACGCCTACGCCACCAACGCCACCTTCGCCCTGGAGGAAATCGACATGGATGCGGTAGCGGCGTGCGATATCCTGTTCTGCACGGGCGCGCTGGCGCTGCCCGCACTGGACGGCGCGCCCATGGCGTCGCTGCTGCGCCAGGCAAAGGCGCTGGGCAAGTTTACCGCGCTGGACACGATCTGGGACGCCTCGGGGCGCTGGATGGAGACGCTCGCTCCCTGCATGCCCTACATCGACCTGTTCATGCCCAACATCGAGGAGGCCACCGAGCTATCCGGCGGGCTGCGCGATCCCGCGCAGATCGCGCGCAAGTTCCGCGATATGGGCGTGCGCCAGGTGGCGCTGACATTGGGCTCGGAGGGCGCCTATATCCAAAGCGACAGCTTCGATACACAGGTTTTTCCGTTCCCTGTCCACGTCGTGGATACCACCGGCGCGGGTGATTCCTTTGCCGCGGGTATGCTCAGCGGCCTTGCGCTGGGGTTGGATCTTCAAAAGAGCGCCACGCTCGCCTGCGGCGTGGCCGCCCACTGCTGCATGGGCGTGGGCACAAGTGCGGGGCTGCGCCCGCTTGCGGACATCGTGCGCTTTATCCAGCAGTACCAGCCGGATTTTTCGCTCACACCGCAGGCGTGA
- a CDS encoding AMP-binding protein, with translation MQNNVQTKQQNSEELMSITLGDLFDLRAKMHPDREAVVYPHEKLRWTWAQFRDECNVVARGMMAMGIKKGDHVAIWATNYPQWLMVMFATAKIGAVMVTVNTNYKAFELEYLLRQSDSCTLVMMDSFKDSNYVSHIRQLCPMLDACQPGQLNNKKLPYLKNVIYIGDADKTPAGMFNWDDLYKLAEQVSEEERAAVQASLDVHDVVNMQYTSGTTGFPKGVMLTHFNIVNDGKAIGDCMAFTPEDRLCIPVPLFHCFGCVLGVMASVTHGTTMVMIKSFNPVRVMQALQWEKCTAVHGVPTMFISMLDHPDFHTYDFSTMRTGIMAGSPCPITFMRRAIEEMNMREITIAYGQTESSPVITQTRTDDPIEVRVNTVGRTLPNMEVKIIDMETGEDAPINTQGEIVTRGYQVMKGYYNMPEATRQAIDENGWLHTGDIGMMDENGYFKITGRLKDMIIRGGENIYPREIEEFLYTNDKVQDVQVVGVPDKRYGEEVLAFVILKPDCTATQEEMIDFIKNGLARHKAPRYVRFIDAFPMTASGKIQKFKLREMGIDMLSLQEAAEVETA, from the coding sequence ATGCAGAACAATGTGCAGACGAAGCAGCAGAACAGCGAAGAACTGATGAGCATTACCCTCGGTGATTTGTTTGACCTGCGCGCAAAGATGCATCCGGACCGCGAGGCGGTCGTATATCCCCATGAGAAGCTGCGCTGGACGTGGGCCCAGTTCCGCGACGAGTGCAACGTGGTGGCCCGCGGCATGATGGCCATGGGCATCAAAAAAGGGGACCACGTCGCCATCTGGGCGACGAACTACCCCCAGTGGCTGATGGTGATGTTTGCCACGGCGAAGATCGGCGCGGTGATGGTGACGGTCAACACCAACTATAAGGCCTTTGAGCTGGAATACCTGCTGCGCCAGAGCGATTCGTGCACGCTGGTGATGATGGACAGCTTTAAGGATTCTAATTATGTCTCCCACATCCGCCAGCTCTGCCCGATGCTCGATGCCTGCCAGCCGGGCCAGCTCAATAACAAAAAGCTGCCCTATCTTAAAAACGTGATCTACATCGGTGATGCGGATAAGACGCCCGCGGGCATGTTCAACTGGGACGACCTCTACAAGCTGGCCGAGCAGGTCAGTGAAGAGGAGCGCGCGGCCGTGCAGGCGAGCCTGGACGTACACGACGTGGTCAACATGCAGTACACATCGGGCACCACGGGCTTCCCCAAGGGCGTGATGCTCACCCATTTCAACATCGTCAACGACGGCAAGGCCATCGGCGATTGCATGGCCTTTACGCCCGAGGACCGGCTCTGCATTCCGGTGCCGCTGTTCCACTGCTTCGGCTGCGTGCTGGGCGTGATGGCCTCCGTCACCCACGGCACCACCATGGTGATGATCAAGAGCTTCAACCCCGTGCGGGTGATGCAGGCGCTGCAGTGGGAAAAGTGCACCGCCGTGCACGGCGTGCCCACCATGTTCATCTCCATGCTGGACCATCCCGATTTCCATACGTACGATTTTTCCACCATGCGCACCGGCATTATGGCGGGCTCGCCCTGCCCGATCACCTTCATGCGCCGCGCCATCGAGGAGATGAACATGCGCGAGATCACCATCGCCTACGGCCAGACGGAGAGCTCGCCCGTAATCACCCAGACCCGCACCGACGACCCCATCGAGGTGCGCGTCAACACCGTGGGCCGCACGCTGCCCAATATGGAGGTCAAGATCATCGACATGGAGACGGGCGAGGACGCGCCCATCAACACCCAGGGCGAGATCGTCACGCGCGGCTACCAGGTGATGAAAGGCTACTACAACATGCCCGAGGCCACGCGCCAAGCCATCGATGAGAACGGCTGGCTGCACACCGGCGATATCGGTATGATGGATGAAAACGGCTACTTCAAGATCACCGGCCGCCTCAAGGACATGATCATCCGCGGCGGGGAGAACATCTACCCGCGCGAGATTGAGGAGTTCCTCTACACCAACGACAAGGTGCAGGACGTGCAGGTGGTGGGCGTGCCCGACAAGCGCTACGGCGAGGAAGTGCTGGCCTTTGTGATCCTCAAGCCCGACTGCACCGCCACCCAGGAGGAGATGATCGACTTTATCAAAAACGGCCTGGCCCGCCACAAGGCGCCGCGCTACGTGCGCTTTATCGATGCCTTCCCTATGACGGCAAGCGGCAAAATACAGAAGTTCAAGCTGCGCGAGATGGGCATCGACATGCTCAGCTTGCAGGAGGCCGCCGAGGTGGAAACCGCTTGA
- a CDS encoding NAD(P)/FAD-dependent oxidoreductase, translated as MDVAIIGGGVIGCAIARALSYTMNNVAVIEAKDDVAMGASHANSGIVHAGFDAPPGSLMARFNVEGNAMFDALCADLQVPFTRNGSLVAAMGAEEEPALARLLAQGQANGVPGLRMLTGAQARALEPALSPDISAALYAPTGGIVCPYGLTIALAENAAQNGATFLFDAPVDAITQSADGFTLHMGARTLRSRFIVNAAGAHADEVSRMAGAEAFAIHPRKGEYMLLDKSEGGMLRATVFRTPSAMGKGVLVTPTADGNLMLGPTAQDVADKEDTATSAEGLAAIRASVTQTVPKVRLGRVITSFAGLRAVSGEDFIIQASKVAPGLVQAAGICSPGLTSAPAIAAHVVALLEGLGLDVTPNPYAVRTRTAPKPFRQMSWEERRAAIEADPRYGHVICRCETVTEAEIVRALEGPLPARSVDAIKRRTRAGMGRCQGGFCSPRVMELLHAHLGIPYPDITKMGGVSHMVAPRAGDETKETNV; from the coding sequence ATGGATGTGGCAATCATCGGCGGGGGCGTGATCGGTTGCGCGATCGCCCGGGCGCTATCATACACCATGAACAACGTGGCGGTGATCGAGGCAAAGGACGACGTGGCCATGGGCGCTTCGCACGCCAACTCCGGCATTGTGCACGCGGGCTTTGACGCGCCACCGGGCAGCCTGATGGCGCGCTTTAACGTGGAGGGCAACGCGATGTTTGACGCGCTGTGCGCGGATCTGCAGGTGCCGTTTACGCGCAACGGGTCGCTTGTGGCAGCCATGGGCGCAGAGGAGGAGCCGGCCCTTGCGCGCCTGCTTGCGCAGGGGCAGGCAAACGGCGTGCCGGGTTTGCGCATGCTCACGGGCGCGCAGGCGCGCGCGCTGGAGCCGGCGCTCAGCCCCGACATCAGCGCGGCGCTCTACGCGCCCACCGGCGGCATCGTCTGTCCCTACGGTTTGACGATCGCCCTGGCGGAGAACGCGGCGCAAAACGGCGCAACGTTTCTGTTTGACGCGCCGGTGGACGCCATCACCCAAAGCGCGGATGGCTTTACCCTGCACATGGGCGCGCGCACGCTCAGGAGCCGCTTTATCGTCAACGCCGCGGGCGCGCATGCGGACGAGGTCTCGCGCATGGCGGGCGCGGAGGCGTTTGCGATCCATCCGCGCAAAGGGGAGTACATGCTGCTGGATAAGAGCGAGGGGGGCATGCTGCGCGCCACGGTATTCCGCACCCCATCGGCCATGGGCAAGGGGGTGCTCGTCACCCCCACGGCGGACGGCAACCTGATGCTGGGCCCCACCGCGCAGGACGTGGCCGATAAGGAGGATACCGCAACGAGCGCAGAGGGCCTTGCGGCCATCCGCGCTTCGGTGACGCAGACCGTGCCGAAGGTGCGCCTGGGACGGGTGATCACCTCCTTTGCGGGGCTGCGCGCCGTATCGGGAGAGGACTTTATCATCCAGGCTTCCAAGGTGGCGCCGGGGCTGGTGCAGGCGGCGGGCATCTGTTCGCCCGGCCTTACCTCCGCGCCCGCCATCGCCGCGCACGTGGTTGCGCTGCTGGAGGGGCTGGGGCTGGACGTCACGCCCAATCCATACGCGGTGCGCACGCGCACGGCGCCCAAGCCCTTCCGCCAGATGAGCTGGGAGGAGCGCCGCGCCGCTATCGAAGCGGATCCGCGCTACGGGCACGTGATCTGCCGCTGCGAGACGGTGACCGAGGCGGAGATCGTGCGCGCGCTGGAGGGTCCGCTGCCCGCGCGCAGCGTGGACGCGATCAAGCGCCGCACCCGCGCGGGGATGGGCCGCTGCCAGGGGGGCTTCTGCAGCCCGCGCGTGATGGAGCTGTTGCACGCGCACCTGGGCATCCCTTATCCGGATATTACCAAAATGGGCGGGGTGTCGCACATGGTGGCGCCGCGCGCGGGGGACGAGACGAAGGAGACGAACGTATGA
- a CDS encoding FAD-dependent oxidoreductase, with amino-acid sequence MTRNVDVAIIGGGPAGLAAAIAAVEAGAARVLVVERDRALGGILQQCIHNGFGLHYFGEELTGPEYAQRFVDMLWQHNIDVMTDTMVLEITPQKRIYAVGPAYGVVEIQAAAVVLAMGCRERTRGALNIPGTRPAGIYSAGCVQRLLNMEGWMPGSRVVILGSGDIGLIMARRLTWEGAQVAMVCELMPYSGGLTRNIVQCLEDNGIPLKLSHTVTQVHGKERLEGVTVAQVDAQGRPMPETAQYVPCDTLLLSVGLVPENELSQQLVLDMDPVTGGAVVDQYRQCSVPGVFACGNVLHVHDLVDFVSREAEIAGMHAAAYARGEALPAAARAIEAGAGVRYTVPQRVSGAPQGKLEVFFRVRAPMRQVTITARSADAVLYSRKKAVVAPGEMEHIAFEAGKMDAPIVLSVEEMRA; translated from the coding sequence ATGACGCGCAATGTGGATGTGGCGATCATCGGCGGCGGGCCGGCGGGCCTGGCGGCCGCCATTGCGGCGGTCGAGGCGGGCGCTGCGCGCGTGCTGGTGGTGGAGCGTGACCGCGCGCTGGGCGGCATACTGCAGCAGTGCATACACAACGGCTTCGGCCTGCACTACTTCGGCGAGGAGCTCACCGGGCCGGAGTACGCGCAGCGCTTTGTCGATATGCTCTGGCAGCACAACATCGACGTGATGACCGACACCATGGTGCTGGAGATCACCCCGCAAAAACGCATCTACGCGGTGGGCCCCGCCTACGGCGTGGTGGAGATCCAGGCGGCCGCCGTGGTGCTTGCGATGGGATGCCGCGAGCGTACCCGTGGCGCGCTCAATATCCCGGGCACGCGGCCTGCGGGCATCTACAGCGCGGGCTGCGTGCAGCGCCTGCTCAACATGGAGGGCTGGATGCCCGGCAGCCGCGTGGTGATACTGGGCTCGGGCGACATCGGTCTGATTATGGCGCGGCGGCTGACCTGGGAAGGCGCCCAGGTGGCCATGGTGTGCGAGCTGATGCCCTACTCGGGCGGCCTGACCCGCAACATCGTGCAGTGCCTGGAGGATAACGGCATCCCGCTGAAGCTCTCCCACACGGTGACGCAGGTGCACGGCAAAGAACGCCTGGAGGGCGTCACCGTGGCGCAGGTGGACGCTCAGGGCCGGCCCATGCCGGAGACGGCGCAGTACGTGCCCTGCGATACGCTGCTGCTCTCGGTGGGGCTGGTGCCGGAAAACGAGCTTTCCCAGCAGCTGGTACTGGACATGGACCCGGTGACGGGCGGCGCTGTGGTAGACCAGTACCGCCAGTGCAGTGTGCCGGGCGTATTTGCGTGCGGCAACGTGCTGCATGTGCACGATTTGGTGGATTTTGTCAGCCGCGAGGCGGAGATTGCGGGCATGCATGCAGCGGCCTACGCGCGCGGGGAGGCGCTGCCAGCGGCGGCGCGCGCCATCGAGGCGGGCGCGGGGGTGCGCTACACGGTGCCCCAGCGCGTCTCGGGCGCGCCCCAGGGGAAGCTGGAGGTGTTTTTCCGCGTGCGCGCGCCCATGCGGCAGGTGACGATCACGGCGCGCAGCGCGGATGCAGTGCTCTACAGCCGCAAAAAGGCCGTCGTGGCCCCGGGCGAGATGGAGCACATCGCCTTTGAAGCGGGAAAGATGGATGCACCCATCGTGCTTTCAGTGGAGGAGATGCGCGCATGA
- a CDS encoding DUF1667 domain-containing protein, with protein sequence MSMEKEASFVCIACPVGCHLHVARDAQGALTVTGNTCKRGESYAKSEFTKPVRVVTYSVPVKDGEMPLVSVKTATPVPKARISQVLLALRALRAEAPVMVGDVLLADVAGTGVDIVATRNVAKRRRAESPLLFG encoded by the coding sequence ATGAGTATGGAAAAAGAGGCGTCCTTTGTGTGTATCGCCTGCCCTGTAGGCTGCCATCTGCACGTCGCGCGCGACGCGCAGGGGGCGCTCACGGTGACGGGCAACACCTGCAAACGGGGGGAGAGCTACGCAAAGAGCGAGTTTACCAAACCGGTGCGGGTGGTGACGTACTCGGTGCCCGTAAAGGACGGGGAGATGCCGCTGGTCTCTGTCAAGACGGCGACGCCCGTGCCCAAGGCGCGCATCAGCCAGGTGCTTCTCGCGCTGCGTGCCCTGCGGGCCGAGGCGCCCGTGATGGTGGGCGACGTGCTGCTTGCCGACGTGGCGGGCACGGGCGTGGACATCGTGGCCACGCGCAACGTCGCCAAGCGCCGGCGCGCGGAAAGCCCGCTGCTGTTTGGGTAA
- a CDS encoding dynamin family protein, producing MQDSISYRNMEFELYGNLVQMKNILSYYAPEDPIISEIAGCLEQIKTRTYNVAVMGEFRRGKSSLINALLGLKVLPADVTPTTATINRITFGTEPEVVLHFKDARSQRIRIDELQDYVTKITEEQEKVARSIREAVVYYPTVICQNHVDIIDTPGLNDDADMTQTTIGLLHEIDAVIVAVSALSPFSQSESSFVADLIASPSVHNIVFVITFIDQIEPEDFPRLFDTICARIDTMVRAEVEARYSDRPDILEKARHILGEKRLRIFAVSAYQALRSFVTNDRKLLKASRFPVFKEQLYALLTAQQSVHIVQRTYEMILKAARKFDEIYQNKFAIISGNIDRLQDAQRDSTAYFEERAAHIEQAHARGDARLVKLVEGVPAFADAGKAAFIKALAAVGKNDAQTIRAAILQGQNDAQAALEKACAQLLAVLEGCFADAVLDVFDFRERKLCKPLEEHLPGLLTNNDALLSETEAAMASAGKLPRFAWCEDCAPKVANLAHANVIVHIGAVLRHSLARYASKLKTYIAARWEPLLTAGERDAAKRETIEKCLAENLQREQNDLLVCKGNYQLHKDMVELLVQSTTRLRQQVE from the coding sequence ATGCAAGACAGCATCAGTTACAGAAATATGGAATTTGAGCTGTACGGCAATCTCGTACAGATGAAAAACATCCTTTCCTATTACGCGCCGGAGGATCCGATCATTTCGGAGATCGCCGGCTGCCTGGAGCAGATTAAGACCCGCACCTATAACGTGGCGGTGATGGGGGAGTTTCGCCGCGGCAAGTCCAGCCTGATCAACGCGCTGCTGGGGCTGAAGGTGTTGCCTGCCGATGTGACGCCCACCACGGCTACCATCAACAGAATCACCTTTGGCACGGAGCCAGAGGTGGTTCTTCATTTTAAGGATGCGCGCAGCCAGCGCATCCGTATCGACGAATTGCAGGATTACGTCACAAAAATCACCGAGGAGCAGGAGAAGGTGGCCCGCTCCATCCGCGAGGCGGTGGTCTACTACCCCACGGTCATCTGCCAGAACCACGTGGATATCATCGATACCCCCGGGCTCAACGACGATGCGGACATGACCCAGACCACCATCGGCCTGCTGCACGAGATCGACGCGGTGATCGTGGCGGTATCCGCCCTCTCCCCGTTCAGCCAGAGCGAGAGCAGCTTTGTCGCGGATTTGATTGCAAGCCCTAGCGTGCACAACATCGTCTTTGTGATCACCTTTATCGACCAGATCGAGCCGGAGGACTTTCCGCGCCTGTTTGACACCATCTGCGCGCGCATCGATACCATGGTGCGCGCCGAGGTGGAGGCGCGCTACAGCGACCGGCCCGATATCCTGGAAAAGGCGCGGCATATCCTGGGGGAGAAGCGCCTGCGCATCTTTGCCGTCTCGGCCTACCAGGCGCTCAGATCGTTCGTGACCAACGACCGCAAGCTGCTCAAGGCCAGCCGCTTTCCCGTCTTTAAGGAGCAGCTCTACGCGCTGCTCACCGCCCAGCAGAGCGTGCACATCGTGCAGCGCACCTACGAGATGATCCTCAAGGCGGCCCGCAAGTTTGATGAGATATACCAGAATAAATTTGCCATCATCTCCGGCAACATCGACCGCCTACAGGACGCCCAGCGCGACAGCACCGCGTACTTTGAGGAGCGCGCCGCCCACATCGAGCAGGCGCATGCGCGCGGGGACGCGCGGCTTGTCAAGCTGGTGGAGGGCGTGCCGGCCTTTGCCGATGCGGGCAAGGCGGCGTTTATCAAGGCACTTGCCGCTGTGGGGAAGAACGACGCCCAGACCATCCGCGCGGCCATCCTGCAGGGGCAGAACGACGCGCAGGCGGCGCTGGAGAAGGCGTGCGCGCAGCTGCTTGCGGTGCTGGAGGGCTGCTTTGCCGATGCGGTGCTGGACGTGTTCGATTTCCGGGAAAGGAAGCTCTGTAAACCGCTGGAGGAACACCTGCCCGGCCTGCTTACGAACAACGACGCCCTGCTCTCTGAGACGGAGGCGGCCATGGCGTCCGCGGGCAAGCTGCCGCGCTTTGCGTGGTGTGAGGACTGCGCGCCCAAGGTTGCCAACCTGGCGCATGCCAACGTGATCGTGCACATCGGCGCGGTGCTGCGCCACTCGCTTGCGCGCTACGCCAGCAAGCTGAAGACGTATATCGCTGCGCGCTGGGAGCCGCTGCTGACAGCGGGGGAGCGGGACGCAGCCAAGCGCGAGACCATCGAAAAATGTCTTGCGGAAAACCTGCAGCGCGAACAGAACGATCTGCTCGTATGCAAGGGCAACTACCAGCTGCATAAGGATATGGTGGAGCTGTTGGTGCAAAGCACCACGCGCCTGCGCCAGCAGGTGGAATAA